One Plasmodium sp. gorilla clade G2 genome assembly, chromosome: 12 genomic window carries:
- a CDS encoding eukaryotic translation initiation factor 2b, subunit 2, putative — MDLHVKKNNYDQVLNINKNQGNSKYDLNEIKNNINNNNNNNNNNNNNNNNNNNKLLDHNHFNNIEEHTKEKQNIFNSNDVSEVNTNITSNVEENKQSKNNIDSKIYLSLNRCENNEFLKKEDYYKDDNYNDNILHGLDTNTVKTLSTQKSCLLFDNNKKDDINKMININSDISNMDNKDTYHIDEKDINNKICNNNNKIHSINHISDKEKTSTISNISYDKEIKENSPDSEYEKTNESCNYKETINYNKIKFEKKKKKSSEEKKEREKELLVAYWLNGIVELLESGFKNGNINGSNSVGKKIAEVLKKVVEIYQWKNVFDLIEIIKYLGKQVIKNNKMFFVIPNIIRRVLTIIRVEHFKQLYLYNNNYMDNINNINAIDHKEYEDKKDGQMCNHGDNSNNKNKNININSNSNSNSNSNINCNNNINCNNNIYCNNNIYCNSNSCDKNKVKKKNTTPISKQGSKNLDTFDINTNTLYQREIKNFHKSFSFYFENQCNESTYKIPATNTLKHSIIEGIEELIAEIDTSWDEAEQRTSYDLFTENDVILTHGYSAGVEKFLKTINKKKDGISVIVVGGDINRNGFKMSQSLSDDGVDTTYISDAAVFAVIPKINKVVLGSVAVSSSGGAITKMGGYNIACSAQLHSKPVIIVLPLFKLIYVPLYDPLRQNELQPGPSLIYNDDDVENLHVRIPKYDYIPEHSITLYITEMGPVDSFQLYNITKKRYHPDDMDLSFE, encoded by the coding sequence ATGGATTTACAtgtaaaaaagaataattatgatcaagttttaaatataaataaaaatcaagGAAATTCAAAATATGACTTGaacgaaataaaaaataatatcaacaataataataataataataacaacaacaacaataataataataataataataataaattattagatCATAaccattttaataatatagaagaaCATACAAaggaaaaacaaaatatatttaattcaaaTGATGTGAGTGAAGTAAACACTAATATAACATCTAatgtagaagaaaataaacagtctaagaataatattgatagtaaaatttatttatcacTTAATAGATGTGAGAATAAtgagtttttaaaaaaagaagattattataaagatgataattataatgataatatattacatggATTAGACACCAATACAGTTAAAACTTTAAGTACACAAAAAAGTTGTTTgttatttgataataataaaaaagatgatattaataaaatgataaacaTTAATAGTGATATTAGtaatatggataataaaGACACCTACCATATAGATGAAAAGgatataaacaataaaatatgtaataataataataaaatacatagtATAAATCATATTAGTGATAAAGAGAAAACATCGACCATATCTAACATATCATATGataaagaaattaaagaaaattcTCCAGATTCtgaatatgaaaaaacaaatgaatcatgtaattataaagaaaccataaattataataaaattaaatttgaaaagaagaaaaaaaaaagttctgaagaaaaaaaagaaagagaaaaagaattattagtTGCTTATTGGTTAAACGGTATTGTTGAATTATTAGAAAGTGGATTTAAAAATGGTAATATAAATGGAAGTAATTCTGTAGGCAAAAAAATCGCAGAAGTTTTAAAGAAAGTAGTAGAGATATATCAATGGAAGAATGTATTTGATTTAattgaaattataaaatatttaggTAAACAggttattaaaaataataaaatgttttttgTAATAccaaatataataagaagaGTATTAACAATAATAAGAGTAGAGCATTTTAAAcagttatatttatataataataattatatggataatattaataatatcaatgcGATTGATCATAAGGAATATGAAGACAAAAAAGATGGTCAAATGTGCAACCATGGTGACAACagcaataataaaaataaaaatattaatattaattctaatagtaatagtaatagtaatagtaatatcaattgtaataataatatcaattgtaataataatatttattgtaataataatatttattgtaatagtaatagttgTGATAAGAACAAggtgaagaaaaaaaatacgaCACCCATTTCAAAACAGGGATCAAAAAATTTAGACACCtttgatataaatacaaatacattatatcaacgtgaaataaaaaacttccataaatcattttcattttattttgaaaatcAATGCAATGAGAGTACGTATAAAATACCAGCTACAAATACTTTGAAACATTCTATAATAGAAGGTATAGAAGAACTTATTGCTGAAATAGATACATCATGGGATGAGGCTGAACAAAGAACAtcatatgatttatttaCAGAGAATGATGTAATATTAACACATGGTTATTCAGCAGGAGTAgagaaatttttaaaaacaataaataaaaaaaaagatggaATATCTGTTATAGTTGTAGGAGGAGATATTAATAGAAATGGATTTAAAATGTCTCAATCATTAAGTGATGATGGTGTTgatacaacatatatatctGATGCAGCTGTTTTTGCTGTTATACCTAAAATTAATAAGGTAGTTTTAGGATCTGTTGCTGTATCTTCATCAGGAGGAGCAATCACAAAAATGGGTGGTTATAATATTGCTTGCTCAGCACAATTACATTCTAAACCTGTAATTATTGTTCTaccattatttaaattaatatatgttcCATTATATGATCCTTTAAGACAAAATGAATTACAACCAGGACCTtctcttatatataatgatgacGATGTTGAAAATCTTCATGTTAGAATTCCAAAATATGATTACATACCAGAACATTCAAtaactttatatataactgAAATGGGACCTGTAGATTCTTTCcagttatataatataacaaagaAAAGATATCACCCCGATGATATGGACTTGAGttttgaataa
- a CDS encoding DNA repair protein rhp16, putative: protein MAKKFDQLFSKKERYLKEILESNCIYVKDLNHWVGTNYIARLKLKKELLKVTPKLLINKTRSKASRCRVCGFSIEKDKLRIGYPTKDPRGDYGYISCWVHIECSKKILYSCLYFKENENILKGYLHEYKNNNDYEENYNKYEIYIYNNLQWDLFFGGIENINEEELCKLKEISRPYELKKNDLKCSSSFEMLINEENEKINSLNYLNVEKKITNYKFNVPKELKYDLLEYQKEGISWMINQERSNVKGGILADEMGMGKTIQAITLILCQKLNNLNEKKIEPQNNVKVEYDHKKEEEETMMMMTMMMKEEHQKINPMLHCDIYKEDITSFKETDIEYEKSVKGVDIKKSSTHYSNNRSSCNNSSTNDLKIKEESECSVILIESDETQNEKINDKKNVIEINNLVAQNVLNEKKIKNIKRESVHKNNNILSCNKKNDFINKLQGQTLIIAPVAAVMQWKSEIEKFIDANILSVYVYHGNSKMISHEELIKYDIVITSYAVVEVNFRKIVNKHKKPCEYCGRLYLPNNLDIHKKYFCGPTAVRTEKLKKRKKKNKDTALVAMKKFDETFVPTPRNVLLEIMANSKKELEDNDDIKKDNEISDKGVNDNNNNNNNNNQNGNYQDKGKKNNISRKKKKKNNQIKTKNKENDGNIDVIVLSSDSSKEKSSSSSSSSQNSVYSPLSRKTSSRIIDLNNLGFDKETMEDVIERLSEGKKKKKNIKNHRDVKWNVVIKNMLENFLYNIDMNDKCKHVLIKIYLTTTTIENTELEKLNVGELKVLLITMGKHIFGTKIELINRILVSAKYIRKELYDNNTEEERKDKSCIDNMDGDTVIDVTNKKGNHKICKERKIKKEDEKSSIEKKRKTVDIKKEVTLNKKRRNTTDGGTTLNVKGRKSENNKKNVISDNNNNSCCSNEESYTNNSSDESYRVDLCSNKKEPKNKKKIEKNRRSQRRSSCKSSCKSSFKSSLESEKKEESSNSFSRDNYDDYDNSSNSFDSYDSIIVRKSKMSKEKKKREKMKIFDESALHQIYWNRIILDEAHRIKNRNTSTTQSILNLKCCGYRWCLTGTPLQNRISELYSLIRFIEFYPYAYYFCSKRDCRCLLLNYEMRDNKYCYFCNHSRINHFNYFNKRILKPIQSFGYKGEGLSGMCYLKNEVLDKILLRRTKGERKSDIKLKPLIIKIRKDRLTNEEKDFYESLYKQTSTQFNTYVNSNTVLHNYAHIFDLLSRLRQAADHPYLIIFGNTFLSDPSGKFIKKNTTIIPAISNDYVCGICLENVDKRNNISTRCNHNFHKSCLKQYIESFEMDSGLHEEEERSDSEFKNGNIIKYNTYNIDTNDNMNKVRHTNSCKYDIVMNDDINDNMNDNIYDNMNDNIYDNKDIFKNKKKNLEKRSKSISVVKFKNKDGYINLLSNDENIKDYPLGCPVCFIPLTVDFNLLIDKEENEEDEIIICKEETTYINKSFINRINTQEYKSSTKIEAVYEEVKNVIDNTDDKCLIFSQYCSMLDLIEYHLKKNNIVCSKLLGYMSMISRNNILYNFNQDKQLRVLLISLKAGGEGLNLQVANRIFIVDPWWNPAAELQAIQRAHRIGQTKTVYAIRFIIENTVEEKIIQLQNKKQLVFDSTIGDSGNAMQKLSKEDLAFLFHS, encoded by the exons atGGCAAAAAAATTTGATCAATTATTTTCTAAGAAGGAAagatatttaaaagaaatattagaaagtaattgtatatatgtaaaagatTTAAATCATTGGGTTGGTACCAATTATATAGCTCGattgaaattaaaaaaagagcTATTAAAAGTAACCCCCAAATTGTTAATAAACAAAACACGTTCAA aagCTAGCCGTTGTAGGGTGTGTGGTTTTTCTATTGAAAAAGACAAGCTACGAATTGGATATCCTACAAAAGATCCTAGAGGTGATTATGGTTATATAAGTTGTTGGGTTCATATCGAATgtagtaaaaaaatattgtattcatgtttatattttaaagagAATGAGAATATTTTAAAGGGATATTTACATGagtataagaataataatgattatgaagaaaattataataaatatgaaatatatatttataataatttacaatGGGATCTTTTTTTTGGAggtatagaaaatataaatgaagaagagCTATGTAAATTAAAAGAGATTTCAAGAccatatgaattaaaaaaaaatgatttaaaaTGTAGTAGTAGTTTTGAAATGttaataaatgaagaaaatgaaaaaataaattcattaaattatttaaatgtagaaaagaaaataacaaattataaatttaatgtacctaaagaattaaaatatgaTTTATTAGAATATCAGAAAGAAGGAATTTCTTGGATGATAAATCAAGAAAGGTCTAATGTCAAAGGAGGAATATTAGCTGATGAAATGGGAATGGGAAAAACCATACAAGCCATTACATTGATATTATGTCAAAAattgaataatttaaatgaaaaaaaaatagagcCACAAAATAATGTTAAGGTAGAATATGATCATAAAAAGGAGGAGGAAGAGACcatgatgatgatgacgatgatgatgaaggAAGAACATCAGAAGATCAATCCTATGTTACATTGTGATATTTATAAAGAAGATATAACATCCTTTAAAGAAACAGATATAGAATATGAAAAATCTGTTAAAGGagtagatataaaaaaatcatCTACTCATTATAGTAACAATAGATCATCCTGTAATAATTCCAGTACCAATgatttgaaaataaaagaagaatcAGAGTGTAGTGTTATATTAATAGAAAGTGATGAAacacaaaatgaaaaaattaatgataaaaaaaatgttatcgAAATAAACAATTTAGTAGCTCAAAATGTattaaatgagaaaaaaataaagaatataaaaagagagtctgttcataaaaataataatatattaagttgtaataaaaaaaatgattttattaataagCTTCAAGGGCAAACATTAATAATTGCACCTGTAGCTGCTGTTATGCAATGGAAATCtgaaatagaaaaatttATTGATGCGAATATTTTAAGTGTTTATGTTTATCATGGTAATTCAAAAATGATAAGTCATgaagaattaataaaatatgatattgTTATAACATCATATGCAGTTGTAGAAGTTAATTTTAGAAAAATTgttaataaacataaaaaaccCTGTGAATATTGTGGTAGGTTATATCTACCAAATAATTtagatatacataaaaaatatttttgtggTCCTACAGCTGTCAGAACagaaaaattgaaaaagagaaaaaaaaaaaataaggacACAGCACTTGTTGCTATGAAAAAGTTTGATGAGACATTTGTTCCAACACCTAGGAATGTGTTATTAGAAATTATGGCTAATAgtaaaaaagaattagaagataatgatgatattaaaaaagataatgaaATATCTGACAAAGGtgttaatgataataataataataataataataataatcaaaatggGAATTATCAAGataagggaaaaaaaaataatatatctagaaaaaaaaaaaaaaaaaataatcaaataaaaacaaaaaataaagagaatGATGGTAATATAGATGTTATAGTATTATCATCAGATAGTAGTAAAGAAAAAagttcttcttcttcttcttcttcacaAAATTCTGTATATTCTCCATTGTCAAGAAAAACATCGAGTAGAATAATAGACTTAAATAATTTAGGATTTGATAAAGAAACAATGGAAGATGTTATTGAGCGTTTAAgtgaaggaaaaaaaaaaaagaaaaatataaaaaatcatCGAGATGTTAAATGGAATGtagttattaaaaatatgttagagaattttttatataatatagatatgAATGACAAATGTAAACATGTCttgattaaaatatatttaacaaCTACAACAATAGAAAATACAgaattagaaaaattaaatgtggGAGAACTAAAGGTTCTTCTAATAACAATGGGTAAGCATATATTTGGAACCAAAATTGAGTTAATAAATAGAATATTAGTATCAGCAAAATATATACGCAAAGAATTATATGACAATAATACAGAGGAAGAGAGAAAAGACAAATCGTGTATTGATAATATGGATGGAGATACTGTTATTGATGTGACTAATAAAAAGGGAAATCATAAAATTTGTAAAGAAaggaaaattaaaaaagaggATGAAAAAAGTAGCATTGAGAAAAAGCGAAAAACGgtggatataaaaaaagaagtgACATTAAATAAGAAGAGGAGAAATACTACAGATGGAGGGACTACATTGAACGTTAAAGGGAGAAAGagtgaaaataataaaaaaaatgttattagtgataataataataattcgtGTTGTAGCAATGAAGAGagttatacaaataatagtAGTGATGAATCCTATCGAGTTGATTTGTGTTCGAATAAAAAAGAAcccaaaaataaaaaaaagatagaAAAGAATAGGAGAAGCCAAAGGAGGAGTTCATGTAAGAGTTCATGTAAGAGTTCTTTTAAGAGTTCTTTAGAAAGTGAAAAGAAGGAAGAATCTAGTAATTCATTTAGTAGagataattatgatgattatGATAATTCTTCAAATTCTTTTGATTCATATGATTCCATTATTGTTAGAAAGTCCAAGATGagtaaagaaaagaaaaaaagagagaaaatgaaaatttttgATGAAAGTGCTTTACATCAGATATATTGGAATCGGATTATTTTAGATGAAGCACATCGAATTAAGAATAGGAATACATCTACTACACAATCAATATTGAATTTAAAATGTTGTGGTTATAGATGGTGTTTAACTGGAACACCTTTACAGAATAGAATTTCTGAATTGTATAGTTTAATACGATTTATTGAATTTTATCCATAtgcttattatttttgttcaaAAAGAGATTGTAgatgtttattattaaattatgagATGAGAGATAACAAATATTGTTATTTCTGTAATCATTCCAGGATAaatcattttaattattttaataaaaggaTATTAAAACCTATACAGTCGTTTGGATATAAAGGAGAGGGTTTAAGTGGTATGTGTTATTTAAAGAATGAAGTAttagataaaatattattacgtAGAACTAAAGGTGAAAGGAAGAGTGATATTAAACTTAAACCtttaattataaagataAGAAAAGATAGATTaacaaatgaagaaaaagatttttatgaatcattatataaacaaacaTCAACACaatttaatacatatgtTAATTCAAATACTGTTCTACATAATTATGCTCATATTTTCGATTTATTAAGTAGATTAAGACAAGCAGCTGATCATccatatttaattatatttggAAATACATTTTTAAGTGACCCATCTGGtaaattcataaaaaaaaatacaacaaTAATTCCAGCAATTTCAAATGATTATGTGTGTGGTATATGTTTAGAAAATGTTGACAAAcgaaataatataagtaCTAGATGTAATCATAATTTTCATAAAAGCTGtttaaaacaatatatagaAAGTTTCGAGATGGATTCTGGTCTTCATGAAGAAGAGGAAAGGAGTGATTCTGAATTTAAAAATGGTAATATTATAAAGTAtaacacatataatattgatacaaatgataatatgaataaggTTAGACATACAAATAGTTGTAAGTACGATATAGTGAtgaatgatgatataaatgataatatgaatgataatatatatgacaatatgaatgataatatatatgacaataaagatatattcaagaataaaaaaaaaaacttggAAAAGAGATCTAAATCTATATCAGTtgtaaaatttaaaaataaagatggctatataaatttattaagtaatgatgaaaatataaaagactATCCATTAGGATGTCCTGTGTGTTTTATTCCTTTAACAGTTGATTTTAATCTCTTGAtagataaagaagaaaatgaagaagatgaaattattatttgtaaagAAGAAACtacttatataaataaaagtttTATTAATAGAATAAATACTCAAGAATATAAATCAAGTACTAAAATTGAAGCAGTTTATGAAGAagtaaaaaatgtaatagaTAATACTGAT